One genomic window of Kosmotoga olearia TBF 19.5.1 includes the following:
- a CDS encoding sensor histidine kinase — translation MYSKLRANFWMTVISLIASLIVVLLAYATVYRVVIVSTSRNALIALKQIDRVYNEKILQTIPPKMFNRIPATVIILRNDEYKVIQDALGIGEQVEKILVLSAEKKIFDLNGEYFLKTQLKTTRGIIVAIQPANHIVELLKRTAGLFFIVWLIGAGVILFFSFLFSSRFIKSIGSIIKRAEKISREMEGLLPEEGLSGEMLELTKSLNKMILRLRNALEDEKAFSVSAAHELKTPLANIIGYVGMLRRWGLQHEDIAYESLERIERTAIELNDLVSKFLNLNEPIDLSKMLEIQASDFLNDYIDELKGRLPNRKIEVDCKADPFLKIPDGLLENILNILVDNANKFSPENLPIRIVVENNKIGVMSYGPKILEEYKEKIFEPFFRLDKEKKGHGLGLTIARRLARKAGWDVYLDISKEGNIFWIKFN, via the coding sequence GATGACGGTTATAAGTCTTATCGCGTCGCTGATAGTTGTTTTGCTGGCGTATGCGACCGTTTATCGCGTTGTTATTGTCAGTACCAGCAGGAATGCCCTTATCGCATTGAAACAGATTGATCGTGTTTATAATGAAAAAATTCTTCAAACGATTCCTCCAAAGATGTTTAATAGAATTCCCGCTACGGTTATTATCCTTAGGAATGATGAGTATAAGGTTATTCAGGATGCTCTTGGAATTGGAGAACAGGTTGAAAAGATTTTGGTGCTCTCTGCAGAAAAAAAGATATTCGATCTTAATGGTGAATACTTTTTAAAGACACAATTGAAAACAACACGTGGAATTATTGTTGCTATTCAACCTGCGAATCATATTGTCGAACTTTTAAAACGTACAGCTGGATTGTTCTTCATCGTCTGGTTGATAGGTGCAGGTGTAATCCTTTTCTTTTCTTTCCTTTTCAGTTCACGGTTCATAAAGAGTATTGGAAGCATTATAAAGAGAGCCGAAAAGATATCGAGAGAGATGGAAGGATTACTTCCTGAAGAAGGATTGAGCGGAGAGATGCTGGAGCTGACGAAGAGTCTTAATAAAATGATTCTTAGATTAAGAAATGCTCTTGAAGATGAGAAAGCATTTTCTGTAAGTGCTGCTCATGAATTAAAAACCCCTCTGGCGAATATTATTGGATATGTTGGAATGCTGAGGCGCTGGGGGTTGCAACATGAGGATATAGCCTATGAATCTCTAGAAAGAATTGAAAGAACCGCTATTGAACTGAATGATCTTGTATCGAAGTTTCTCAATCTTAACGAACCTATCGACCTTTCCAAGATGCTGGAAATACAGGCGAGTGATTTTCTTAATGACTATATTGATGAACTTAAAGGCAGATTACCGAATAGGAAGATAGAAGTTGATTGTAAAGCCGACCCGTTTTTGAAAATTCCCGATGGACTTTTAGAAAATATCCTCAATATACTTGTTGATAACGCAAACAAGTTTTCTCCGGAGAATCTGCCGATAAGGATTGTTGTTGAGAACAATAAAATAGGTGTTATGAGTTACGGTCCAAAGATACTCGAGGAGTATAAAGAAAAAATATTTGAGCCGTTTTTCAGGCTGGATAAAGAAAAAAAAGGTCATGGACTTGGTTTAACCATCGCGAGACGATTGGCTAGAAAAGCGGGATGGGATGTTTACCTGGATATCTCAAAAGAAGGAAATATTTTCTGGATAAAATTTAACTGA
- the amrB gene encoding AmmeMemoRadiSam system protein B: MDRNPVFAGRFYASNAEELKKQITACYDHPVGPGELPGPVFSFALKNAGLITPHAGYMYSGPVAAHGYLELSKIGKPRKIIIIGPNHTGYGARLSIWPEGSWHTPLGTLRIDESLVGELVRNSQGELKPDTSAHLYEHSIEVQLPFIQHIFDNDPTIVPIIMTDQSINAVRTLVEAISSILKKEEGIFVIASSDMNHYDNHETTLRKDELLIKALLTKDIDRIYQVARENRITACGLGPIAVVLKLFDELKILKHATSGDVSGDKYHTVGYLSAILS, encoded by the coding sequence ATGGATAGGAACCCGGTCTTTGCCGGTAGATTTTACGCTTCCAATGCTGAAGAATTGAAAAAGCAGATAACTGCATGTTACGATCACCCCGTAGGTCCGGGTGAATTGCCCGGACCAGTTTTTTCTTTTGCGCTCAAAAATGCTGGACTCATTACTCCACACGCAGGTTATATGTACAGTGGTCCTGTTGCGGCCCACGGTTATCTGGAACTGTCGAAAATTGGTAAACCCAGAAAGATAATCATTATAGGCCCGAATCATACAGGTTATGGCGCGCGGCTGTCCATATGGCCTGAAGGCAGCTGGCATACTCCTCTTGGAACATTACGAATAGACGAATCCCTTGTTGGTGAACTAGTAAGGAATTCCCAGGGTGAATTGAAACCGGACACTTCCGCTCACCTTTACGAACACTCCATTGAAGTGCAGCTTCCATTCATCCAGCACATCTTTGATAACGATCCCACAATCGTTCCAATAATAATGACAGACCAAAGCATAAACGCCGTAAGAACTTTGGTAGAAGCCATTTCAAGCATTCTAAAAAAAGAAGAAGGGATATTTGTTATCGCGTCTTCAGACATGAACCATTATGACAATCACGAAACAACACTTAGAAAAGACGAACTTCTCATAAAAGCTTTGCTAACAAAAGATATTGACAGAATTTATCAGGTCGCCCGGGAAAACCGAATAACTGCATGTGGATTGGGACCAATAGCAGTGGTTCTGAAACTTTTCGACGAACTGAAAATATTAAAGCATGCCACGAGCGGCGACGTTTCTGGAGATAAATATCATACAGTGGGCTACCTTTCTGCCATCCTCAGTTAA